One Cuculus canorus isolate bCucCan1 chromosome 2, bCucCan1.pri, whole genome shotgun sequence genomic region harbors:
- the LOC104066655 gene encoding microtubule nucleation factor SSNA1 — translation MTQQGAVLQGYNNELVKCIEDLCMQKEELNKQIQQAEEEKNKLQHEIQVLNEQLNCICEDLAQKVASRNELDKILAETEAAYMKILDSSRTLLNVLKKEVGSLKHTTEMKTSVT, via the coding sequence ATGACTCAGCAGGGGGCTGTTCTTCAGGGTTACAACAATGAACTAGTAAAATGCATTGAAGACTTGTGTATGCAAAAAGAAGAGCTGAACAAACAAATCCagcaagcagaagaggaaaaaaataaactccagCATGAAATCCAAGTCCTGAATGAACAACTGAACTGTATATGTGAAGACCTGGCCCAAAAGGTAGCTTCACGGAATGAGCTTGATAAAATTCTTGCTGAAACTGAAGCTGCTTACATGAAGATTTTGGATAGTTCTAGAACTTTGCTTAATGTTCTGAAGAAGGAAGTGGGAAGCCTAAAACATAcgacagaaatgaaaactagtGTAACATGA